A single window of Enoplosus armatus isolate fEnoArm2 chromosome 22, fEnoArm2.hap1, whole genome shotgun sequence DNA harbors:
- the rps16 gene encoding small ribosomal subunit protein uS9: MPAKGPLQSVQVFGRKKTATAVAHCKRGNGLIKVNGRPLEMVEPATLQYKLLEPVLLLGKERFAGVDIRVRVKGGGHVAQIYAIRQAISKSLVAYYQKYVDEASKKEIKDILIQYDRTLLVADPRRCESKKFGGPGARARYQKSYR; encoded by the exons ATGCCAGCTAAAGGTCCTTTGCAATCTGTCCAGGTTTTTGGAcgtaaa AAAACCGCCACAGCAGTTGCCCACTGCAAAAGGGGGAATGGCCTGATCAAGGTGAACGGCAGACCCCTGGAGATGGTGGAGCCTGCCACTCTCCAGTACAAG CTTCTGGAGCCAGTGCTGTTGCTTGGCAAGGAGCGTTTTGCTGGAGTTGACATCAGAGTCAGAGTGAAGGGTGGTGGACATGTCGCACAGATCTACG CTATCCGTCAGGCCATCTCCAAATCCCTGGTTGCCTACTACCAGAAGT ATGTGGATGAGGCCTCCAAGAAGGAGATCAAGGACATCCTGATCCAGTACGACAGGACCCTGCTGGTTGCCGATCCTCGTCGCTGCGAGTCCAAGAAGTTCGGTGGACCTGGAGCTCGTGCCCGCTACCAGAAGTCTTACCGTTAA